The genomic segment CGAGCGCGTAATAGCCCAGCAAGCCGACGAGATTCACCACCACGACATGCCCGAAACGCGCAACGGCGGCGTCGTAGGTCGCGTCGCTCACACGTTTCGCTTCGTAGAGTTCGGTCGCGAAATCGAAGATGAGTTTGTCGTCGGCATCTGCGAACGTCGGGATTCGATTCGTGCGCAGCGCTTCGGCGATATCGGCGGAGAGGCCTGCGTCGAGCGCGATCGGATGATGGATGTGCCATTCCGCCTGCGAGCGCCAGCGCGCCGCCGTGACGAGAATCGCGAGTTCGGACAGGCGCAGCGGCAGACCGGTGTCGTAGCGGCAGAACGCGCCGAGCTTTTGCGCGTGCTGCGCGAGTTCGGGGCTGAAGATCCAGCCGAGGAACGGTCCGTTGAGATTGCCGCGCGGACCGCTCAGGATATCCTGCAGAACGGCTTTCTGTTCGTCGGAGGCGGTCGCGATCTGGAAGTCGGGGAGTCTCTTGTTCATGTCATGCCGCCTTCATGCCGTCTTCATGCCGATGACGCCGAGCGCGCCGTCGATGGCGTCCGAAAGCCGTTCGACGATCGTCTCGATCTGCGCGCTCGTCGTGATGAACGGCGGCGCGATAAGCACGTGATCGCCGATTCTGCCATCGACGGTGCCGCCCATCGGATAGACCATCAGGCCGCGCTTCATCGCTTCGCTCTTGATGTGCGCGTGCAGCTTGTGCTTCGGATCGAACGGGGTCTTGCTGGCGCGATCCTGCACGAGTTCGACGCCGGTGAAGAGGCCACGTCCGCGCACATCGCCGATGAACGGATGATTCGCGTGACGCTCGCGCAATGCCGCGCGCAGTTGCTCGCCGCGCGCCTTCACGTTGTCGAGCAGGTTGTCTTCGGCGATGACCTTCTGCACTTCGAGCGCCGCCGCGCACGCCGTCGCGTGACCGATATACGTATGACCGTGCTGGAAGAAGCCCGAGCCGCCGACGATCGTATCGAAGATCTCGTTGCTGACGAGCGTCGCGCCGATCGGCTGATAGCCCGCGCCGAGGCCCTTGGCGATCGCGAGAATGTCGGGCGACACGCCGTCCTCCTCGCACGCGAACAGATAGCCGGTGCGGCCCATGCCCGACATCACTTCGTCGAGGATCAGCAGCACGCCGTACTTGTCGCAGACCGCGCGGATCTTGCGGAAGTATTCGCGCACTGGCGGCACCGCGCCCGCCGTCGCGCCGACGACCGTTTCCGCGACGAACGCCGCCACCGATTCCGGCCCGAGTTCGAGAATCTTCGCTTCGAGTTCGTCGGCGAGGCGTTGCGCGAACGCAGCGTCGGTTTCGCCTGCCTGCTGCTCGCGATACGCGAAGCACGGCGTGACGTGATGCGCTTCGATCAGAATCGGCAGGAACGGCTCGCGCCGCCACGCGTTGCCGCCGATCGCGAGCGCGCCGAGCGTATTGCCGTGATAGCTCTGTCGACGCGCGATGAAGTGCCGCCGCGCCGCTTGCCCTTTCTCGACGAAATATTGGCGCCCGAGCTTGAGCGCCGCTTCCATCGCCTCCGATCCGCCCGACACGAAATACACGTGACCGAGATTGTTGGGCGCGGCTTCGATGAGCCGGTCGGCGAGTTCCTCGGCCGGCTCGGTCGTGAAGAAGGACGTGTGCGCGTAGGGCAACTGCTGCACCTGGCGCTGAATGGCTTCGATCACGCGCGGATGGCTATGGCCGAGACACGAAACCGCCGCGCCGCCGCATGCGTCGATATAGCGTTTGCCGTTCGAATCGACGATCTCGATGCCGTCGCCGCGTACGGCGACGGGAAGCCTGGCGCGCGGCGCGCGATGAAATACCGTGGTCATGGTGCCTGCCTTCGAATGCGCGTACAACACGCGATGCGTAATTCTAACGCCACAACAACATATGTTGTCAATGGCGAGCGTGCTATCCGCGGTGTTGCGAACGACGCGCCCGGCTAGTTTGCGGCGTAGGCGCCTTGCGAGTGGAGCGCGGCTTCGGCCTGTTCGAGATTGGCGATCGCGTCCTTGCCTTCGAGCGCGAGCAACTGCGCGACGAGCATCTCCGCGAGCGCCGATGCCGCGACGAGCGACGGAAAGAACGACGGCGATTCGTGCGCGAAGATCAGCGTGTGATCCGCGTTCAATGCAATGGGCGACACGGCGCTGTCGGTGAGCGCGATGAGTTTCGCGCCGCGCTCGATCGCCGCCTGCGCGACGCGCACCGCTTCGACCGAATACGGCGCGAAGCTGACGACGACTGCGGCATGCCGCTTCTCGATGCCGCGCAGCTGCATTTCGAGCGTGCCGGCTTCACCGTTCACGAGGCTCACCGATGGGCGGAACAGGCGATAACCGTAGAGCAGACCGAACGCGATGGGATAGCACGACCGAAAGCCCGCGACGTGCACGTGCGACGCTTTCTTCAAGGTCTTCGCCGCGTCGATCACGCTGTCGGCGTTTTGCGCCAGCGTGAGTTCGAGATTGTGCGATTGCGCTTGTGCGAGGTCGCGGCCCAGATGAGTGTCGGCGCCGCCTTTGACTAGCGAGCGGGCGCGTGTCGTCAGTGGCTCGGGGCGCGTGCGCACGCGGCTCACGAAGATTTCGCGCAACTCGTTCCAGCCGGGGAAGCCGAGCTGTTGCGAGAGACGGACCATCGCGGCGGGCTGGACCTTCGCGCGTTCGGCGACCTTGCGCATCGAGAGGACGGCGACTTCGTCGGGATAGTCGAGCAGGAAGGCGGCGCCGGCCTGGAATTGCGGGCTCAGTTCAGGGAAACGGTCGCGGATGGTCGCGGCGAGTTGGTCGAAGGTGGGCACGTTGATGTTTGATGAGGCGAACGTGCTATTTAAGCATGAGCGCGACGCGGGGCAGGCGGTCGCGTGAGTGCAAAGCAAAAAGCCGCTGTCCTTGTGGGACAGCGGCTTTTTCTTGAAACTGGTGGCGAATCAGGGACTCGGGACGGCTACTATCAGAGCCCCAACCAGCTTGCGTTTCCGGCTGTTACACACCTACAGGATAGCAGCTGAAGGTAACAGGAGGAAGGATGAGATGTGGCAGCGAGCACATACCCAAACTAGCCGTTTCTGGTTGTCAATGACTTCTCAGATTCGTCAGATGGTTGGCCCTGACATCCTATGGCCAAGTGGTGTTTCAGTGATTTAGCGCCGAGCCGATGGCGTTTAGATGCGCATCCAACCTATTAAAAGCGTCGTCCTGTCGGAGGTGCGCGTAGGCTCGCAGCACCGTTTCCAGCTTGTCGTGCAGAAGTTGAGCAACGGTGAGGAAGTCGTTGGGGTGCTTGCGAAGGTAATCGGTCGCTACCAAATGTCTTACCGCATGCGCCCCGAATCCTGGCGTCTGTGGAATGTGTTGGCGAGTGACCCTTCTCAACTGATTTCCCATCGTCTTGAATTTTGTTCCCGTTTTTGTGGGGAACAGGAGCGAGCATGTTGGATTCTTTCGTACGAGTCGAGCCCGATACTCCATCACATACTCCTCGATTCGAGGTGCGAGAAAGGATGGAAGCGGAGCATCGTAATCTCTCTGGGCAGAATTTGGACTCGTCTTGAAGTCGTCAGCGTCGAAACGTAGTCGCCACCGCCCGTCTTCGCGTTGATGGAGGTTTCCGGTTCCTGCAGAGTTCCAGTTCATCAGAATGTAGTTCCGCGAGCGCAGAGGATTAGCCATAAGCATACTCAGCAGGAGCGCGTCCCGTTTGTGAATGGCTTCCTCAAGACTTCCGGATGGCGATTGCGCAGAGAGATAATCCAGTGATTTAATCGCTTGGAAAAGCGGCGCAAGCGGTTCCGACAATACGAGCAGACCCTGAATCGGCTCATTGGGCTTACGCGACAAGTCGTTCGCTTCTGATTTCCATTGCGAGTAGAGACGGTGCGCTCGGGCACAGGTACTTACCCACTCACCATTTATAGTTTGGCCGGGCAACCTCGTCGCAAAATCTGGCTGCTGGGTAAGAAATCCGGTTTTGGGGTGGGTCAAGCTGGCACCGATTCCGCAGAATCCCCCATGGCCGTTATGGACAGCCCCGTCTCCGCGTTCCGTCAAAAAGTTTAGGTAGCCATCAATCGCGCGGGGCACTGCGAACCAAGCCAGCGACTGAGCCTGCTCTTTCGGAAGGCCCAACCCGCCGTCCCGCTTAGGAAGCGCGAGATAACCAAAGAATGAGCGCAGCCGCTTCATCACAATATCAGCGGTCACGCATCCGCGATTATCTCGACGCGCGTAGGAGGGCACATCGGACGCGATTTTTGCGAGAGGCAGCATTCGCCATTTGCCTTTGCTGGCCCTTTCAAGAGCAGGACTGAGGCACGTTTTGTAATGGAAGAGACTTGCCCATTCCTCGGCAATGAAGGGCGACAGTTCCTCCTCTGGCATCCAGTATTGCTTCTGCACGTTTCTCTTTTGTCTCTCGCGAAAAGCTATTGAGGTCGCCGATTTTGACAAGTCGCGCGTGACCGTTGGGATTAGATGCACTAGGGCGTCGCGCTCAAGACCCAGAGCTTCTTCAATGCGGCGTACCGAGGGGTAGGCGCGCCTATTGGGGAATGCGCCTTTGAGCCATCGTGCAATTGCAGAGGTCGAAGCGCCGGCTTTCCGAGCTAGCGTTTTAGGTGCACTCCCAGCGTTTGCGAGGGCCCGACGCAGCACTTGATGGAAGCTGCTTTCTGCCTTCGATTCAACTGCCTGCGTGGCTTTGGCGAGCAATTCCTCGACGGAGCGTTGCCAACCTCGAAGATGGCTGCGTCTGTCGCTTACGGTTCTCTCCGACAGTGATGAGGGCAAGGATTCAAGGTAAGAATCGCGCTTCTCAGCGTACGCGGTGGTCATTTCTCGGCCGACCACCGCGTCATCGGTTTTCCCGCAAAACGCTAAAAACGAATGCAAAGTCGACAGATTGTTGCGGAAGACTTGCGTGTCCGCCGCATCAGATTCGTTTGCGTTCGCGTTGAGTCCGCTCTTCCGGTAAGCGATAAGGGTTTGATAGGTGATATGCAAGTCTGGCTCACTTGGATTACCAATGAGCTGCCAGGCGTCGCCGCTGTCCTCGTT from the Caballeronia sp. NK8 genome contains:
- a CDS encoding carboxymuconolactone decarboxylase family protein, which translates into the protein MNKRLPDFQIATASDEQKAVLQDILSGPRGNLNGPFLGWIFSPELAQHAQKLGAFCRYDTGLPLRLSELAILVTAARWRSQAEWHIHHPIALDAGLSADIAEALRTNRIPTFADADDKLIFDFATELYEAKRVSDATYDAAVARFGHVVVVNLVGLLGYYALVAMTLNTFGMRAEGQTDLPFAE
- a CDS encoding aspartate aminotransferase family protein; amino-acid sequence: MTTVFHRAPRARLPVAVRGDGIEIVDSNGKRYIDACGGAAVSCLGHSHPRVIEAIQRQVQQLPYAHTSFFTTEPAEELADRLIEAAPNNLGHVYFVSGGSEAMEAALKLGRQYFVEKGQAARRHFIARRQSYHGNTLGALAIGGNAWRREPFLPILIEAHHVTPCFAYREQQAGETDAAFAQRLADELEAKILELGPESVAAFVAETVVGATAGAVPPVREYFRKIRAVCDKYGVLLILDEVMSGMGRTGYLFACEEDGVSPDILAIAKGLGAGYQPIGATLVSNEIFDTIVGGSGFFQHGHTYIGHATACAAALEVQKVIAEDNLLDNVKARGEQLRAALRERHANHPFIGDVRGRGLFTGVELVQDRASKTPFDPKHKLHAHIKSEAMKRGLMVYPMGGTVDGRIGDHVLIAPPFITTSAQIETIVERLSDAIDGALGVIGMKTA
- a CDS encoding MurR/RpiR family transcriptional regulator — encoded protein: MPTFDQLAATIRDRFPELSPQFQAGAAFLLDYPDEVAVLSMRKVAERAKVQPAAMVRLSQQLGFPGWNELREIFVSRVRTRPEPLTTRARSLVKGGADTHLGRDLAQAQSHNLELTLAQNADSVIDAAKTLKKASHVHVAGFRSCYPIAFGLLYGYRLFRPSVSLVNGEAGTLEMQLRGIEKRHAAVVVSFAPYSVEAVRVAQAAIERGAKLIALTDSAVSPIALNADHTLIFAHESPSFFPSLVAASALAEMLVAQLLALEGKDAIANLEQAEAALHSQGAYAAN